One region of Macadamia integrifolia cultivar HAES 741 chromosome 11, SCU_Mint_v3, whole genome shotgun sequence genomic DNA includes:
- the LOC122094049 gene encoding transcriptional adapter ADA2-like isoform X1: protein MVWQFRWEDCSLGLAFNSISKRKRAPSSGENLESAASAQGSNEGKRALYHCNNCNKDISGKIRIKCVKCPDFDLCVECFSVGSEVTPHRSNHPYRVMDNLSFPLICPDWNADEEILLLEGIEMYGMGNWAEVAEHVGTKTKAQCIDHYTTVYVNSPCFPLPDMSHVVGKNRKELLAMAKGHAEGRKGFPVFGEITLKEDSTFSPSRVKIEDMSKEAPTGSQVDRSVGGKKPKFLSDEGPTMTELSGYNPKRHEFDPEYDNDAEQSLAEMEFKDTDTEADRQLKLRVLHIYSKRLDERKRRKDFILERNLLYPNPLEKELSLEEREMYERYKVFMRFHSKEKHEELIRTIIEEHRTQKRIQDLQEARAAGCQTPSEADRFIEQKRKKEAEENNRRVKESSQVGPDGKVLQRISRPKGEADGSPQGGVNGSMGLDSGGKDSSSTTFKQAISSSLDDWDITGYPGTDLLSETEKWLCREMKLLPPHYLNMQHIMSVGILTGNITGKSEAHRFFKTEPSKVDRVYDMLVKKGIAQP, encoded by the exons ATGGTGTGGCAGTTCCGTTGGGAGGACTGCTCACTGGGTCTTGCGTTCAACtcaat ATCAAAGAGAAAGAGGGCTCCTTCAAGTGGTGAAAATTTAGAATCTGCAGCTTCAG CTCAGGGATCAAATGAAGGGAAAAGGGCTTTATACCACTGCAATAATTGCAATAAAGATATTTCTGGGAAGATTCGCATCAAGTGTGTCAAATGTCCTGATTTTGACTTATGTGTGGAGTGCTTTTCTGTTGGATCTGAGGTTACACCTCACAGGAGCAATCATCCTTACAGGGTTATG GACAATTTGTCTTTCCCCCTTATTTGTCCAGATTGGAATGCAGACGAGGAGATACTGCTGCTAGAG GGGATTGAGATGTATGGAATGGGTAACTGGGCAGAAGTTGCGGAACATGTTGGTACAAAGACCAAGGCACAGTGTATTGATCACTATACAACAGTATACGTAAATTCTCCGTGCTTTCCTCTACCG gataTGTCTCATGTTGTTGGGAAGAACAGAAAGGAACTTCTTGCTATGGCTAAAGGGCATGCTGAGGGAAGGAAAG GTTTTCCTGTCTTTGGGGAAATTACACTGAAGGAAGACTCTACCTTCTCCCCTTCAAGAGTCAA GATTGAAGATATGAGTAAAGAAGCTCCAACAG GTTCTCAAGTAGATAGGAGTGTTGGAGGAAAGAAGCCTAAATTTTTGAGTGATGAAGGGCCTACTATGACTGAGTTGAGTGGATATAACCCAAAGAGACATGAGTTTGATCCTGAATATGATAATGATGCTGAACAATCATTGGCAGAGATGGAATTCAAAGATACTGACACTGAAGCTGACCGTCAATTGAAGCTGAGAGTGTTGCATATTTATTCAAAAAG GCTTGATGAGAGGAAACGTAGGAAAGATTTCATATTGGAAAGAAATCTACTTTATCCTAATCCTCTGGAGAAGGAACTTTCACTTGAGGAAAGGGAGATGTATGAGCGTTACAAGGTCTTCATGCGTTTTCATTCCAAGGAAAAACATGAAGAGTTGATTAGGACTATTATTGAAGAACATCGAACTCAGAAACGAATTCAAGATCTCCAG GAAGCCCGTGCTGCAGGCTGCCAAACACCATCTGAGGCTGATAGATTTATTgaacagaaaaggaagaaggaagctgAAGAAAATAACCGTAGGGTGAAGGAAAGCAGTCAGGTTGGTCCAGATGGTAAAGTACTTCAAAGGATAAGTCGCCCCAAAGGAGAAGCTGATGGCAGCCCTCAGGGTGGTGTAAATGGCTCCATGGGTTTGGATTCCGGTGGCAAAGATTCATCTTCAACAACTTTCAAACAAGCTATCTCATCCTCTCTGGATGATTGGGATATTACGGGGTATCCTGGGACCGATCTATTATCTGAAACT GAAAAATGGCTTTGCCGAGAGATGAAGTTACTCCCTCCTCATTACCTTAATATGCAGCACATAATGTCAGTAGGGATTTTAACTGGAAATATCACCGGGAAATCTGAAGCACATCGTTTCTTCAAGACCGAACCAAGCAAAGTGGATAGAGTGTACGATATGCTTGTTAAAAAGGGCATTGCTCAACCGTGA
- the LOC122094049 gene encoding transcriptional adapter ADA2-like isoform X2: protein MGRSRGGHNSADDDPTQRSKRKRAPSSGENLESAASAQGSNEGKRALYHCNNCNKDISGKIRIKCVKCPDFDLCVECFSVGSEVTPHRSNHPYRVMDNLSFPLICPDWNADEEILLLEGIEMYGMGNWAEVAEHVGTKTKAQCIDHYTTVYVNSPCFPLPDMSHVVGKNRKELLAMAKGHAEGRKGFPVFGEITLKEDSTFSPSRVKIEDMSKEAPTGSQVDRSVGGKKPKFLSDEGPTMTELSGYNPKRHEFDPEYDNDAEQSLAEMEFKDTDTEADRQLKLRVLHIYSKRLDERKRRKDFILERNLLYPNPLEKELSLEEREMYERYKVFMRFHSKEKHEELIRTIIEEHRTQKRIQDLQEARAAGCQTPSEADRFIEQKRKKEAEENNRRVKESSQVGPDGKVLQRISRPKGEADGSPQGGVNGSMGLDSGGKDSSSTTFKQAISSSLDDWDITGYPGTDLLSETEKWLCREMKLLPPHYLNMQHIMSVGILTGNITGKSEAHRFFKTEPSKVDRVYDMLVKKGIAQP, encoded by the exons ATGGGGCGTTCTCGTGGAGGTCACAATTCTGCAGACGACGATCCTACCCAAAG ATCAAAGAGAAAGAGGGCTCCTTCAAGTGGTGAAAATTTAGAATCTGCAGCTTCAG CTCAGGGATCAAATGAAGGGAAAAGGGCTTTATACCACTGCAATAATTGCAATAAAGATATTTCTGGGAAGATTCGCATCAAGTGTGTCAAATGTCCTGATTTTGACTTATGTGTGGAGTGCTTTTCTGTTGGATCTGAGGTTACACCTCACAGGAGCAATCATCCTTACAGGGTTATG GACAATTTGTCTTTCCCCCTTATTTGTCCAGATTGGAATGCAGACGAGGAGATACTGCTGCTAGAG GGGATTGAGATGTATGGAATGGGTAACTGGGCAGAAGTTGCGGAACATGTTGGTACAAAGACCAAGGCACAGTGTATTGATCACTATACAACAGTATACGTAAATTCTCCGTGCTTTCCTCTACCG gataTGTCTCATGTTGTTGGGAAGAACAGAAAGGAACTTCTTGCTATGGCTAAAGGGCATGCTGAGGGAAGGAAAG GTTTTCCTGTCTTTGGGGAAATTACACTGAAGGAAGACTCTACCTTCTCCCCTTCAAGAGTCAA GATTGAAGATATGAGTAAAGAAGCTCCAACAG GTTCTCAAGTAGATAGGAGTGTTGGAGGAAAGAAGCCTAAATTTTTGAGTGATGAAGGGCCTACTATGACTGAGTTGAGTGGATATAACCCAAAGAGACATGAGTTTGATCCTGAATATGATAATGATGCTGAACAATCATTGGCAGAGATGGAATTCAAAGATACTGACACTGAAGCTGACCGTCAATTGAAGCTGAGAGTGTTGCATATTTATTCAAAAAG GCTTGATGAGAGGAAACGTAGGAAAGATTTCATATTGGAAAGAAATCTACTTTATCCTAATCCTCTGGAGAAGGAACTTTCACTTGAGGAAAGGGAGATGTATGAGCGTTACAAGGTCTTCATGCGTTTTCATTCCAAGGAAAAACATGAAGAGTTGATTAGGACTATTATTGAAGAACATCGAACTCAGAAACGAATTCAAGATCTCCAG GAAGCCCGTGCTGCAGGCTGCCAAACACCATCTGAGGCTGATAGATTTATTgaacagaaaaggaagaaggaagctgAAGAAAATAACCGTAGGGTGAAGGAAAGCAGTCAGGTTGGTCCAGATGGTAAAGTACTTCAAAGGATAAGTCGCCCCAAAGGAGAAGCTGATGGCAGCCCTCAGGGTGGTGTAAATGGCTCCATGGGTTTGGATTCCGGTGGCAAAGATTCATCTTCAACAACTTTCAAACAAGCTATCTCATCCTCTCTGGATGATTGGGATATTACGGGGTATCCTGGGACCGATCTATTATCTGAAACT GAAAAATGGCTTTGCCGAGAGATGAAGTTACTCCCTCCTCATTACCTTAATATGCAGCACATAATGTCAGTAGGGATTTTAACTGGAAATATCACCGGGAAATCTGAAGCACATCGTTTCTTCAAGACCGAACCAAGCAAAGTGGATAGAGTGTACGATATGCTTGTTAAAAAGGGCATTGCTCAACCGTGA
- the LOC122094049 gene encoding transcriptional adapter ADA2-like isoform X3 has protein sequence MDNLSFPLICPDWNADEEILLLEGIEMYGMGNWAEVAEHVGTKTKAQCIDHYTTVYVNSPCFPLPDMSHVVGKNRKELLAMAKGHAEGRKGFPVFGEITLKEDSTFSPSRVKIEDMSKEAPTGSQVDRSVGGKKPKFLSDEGPTMTELSGYNPKRHEFDPEYDNDAEQSLAEMEFKDTDTEADRQLKLRVLHIYSKRLDERKRRKDFILERNLLYPNPLEKELSLEEREMYERYKVFMRFHSKEKHEELIRTIIEEHRTQKRIQDLQEARAAGCQTPSEADRFIEQKRKKEAEENNRRVKESSQVGPDGKVLQRISRPKGEADGSPQGGVNGSMGLDSGGKDSSSTTFKQAISSSLDDWDITGYPGTDLLSETEKWLCREMKLLPPHYLNMQHIMSVGILTGNITGKSEAHRFFKTEPSKVDRVYDMLVKKGIAQP, from the exons ATG GACAATTTGTCTTTCCCCCTTATTTGTCCAGATTGGAATGCAGACGAGGAGATACTGCTGCTAGAG GGGATTGAGATGTATGGAATGGGTAACTGGGCAGAAGTTGCGGAACATGTTGGTACAAAGACCAAGGCACAGTGTATTGATCACTATACAACAGTATACGTAAATTCTCCGTGCTTTCCTCTACCG gataTGTCTCATGTTGTTGGGAAGAACAGAAAGGAACTTCTTGCTATGGCTAAAGGGCATGCTGAGGGAAGGAAAG GTTTTCCTGTCTTTGGGGAAATTACACTGAAGGAAGACTCTACCTTCTCCCCTTCAAGAGTCAA GATTGAAGATATGAGTAAAGAAGCTCCAACAG GTTCTCAAGTAGATAGGAGTGTTGGAGGAAAGAAGCCTAAATTTTTGAGTGATGAAGGGCCTACTATGACTGAGTTGAGTGGATATAACCCAAAGAGACATGAGTTTGATCCTGAATATGATAATGATGCTGAACAATCATTGGCAGAGATGGAATTCAAAGATACTGACACTGAAGCTGACCGTCAATTGAAGCTGAGAGTGTTGCATATTTATTCAAAAAG GCTTGATGAGAGGAAACGTAGGAAAGATTTCATATTGGAAAGAAATCTACTTTATCCTAATCCTCTGGAGAAGGAACTTTCACTTGAGGAAAGGGAGATGTATGAGCGTTACAAGGTCTTCATGCGTTTTCATTCCAAGGAAAAACATGAAGAGTTGATTAGGACTATTATTGAAGAACATCGAACTCAGAAACGAATTCAAGATCTCCAG GAAGCCCGTGCTGCAGGCTGCCAAACACCATCTGAGGCTGATAGATTTATTgaacagaaaaggaagaaggaagctgAAGAAAATAACCGTAGGGTGAAGGAAAGCAGTCAGGTTGGTCCAGATGGTAAAGTACTTCAAAGGATAAGTCGCCCCAAAGGAGAAGCTGATGGCAGCCCTCAGGGTGGTGTAAATGGCTCCATGGGTTTGGATTCCGGTGGCAAAGATTCATCTTCAACAACTTTCAAACAAGCTATCTCATCCTCTCTGGATGATTGGGATATTACGGGGTATCCTGGGACCGATCTATTATCTGAAACT GAAAAATGGCTTTGCCGAGAGATGAAGTTACTCCCTCCTCATTACCTTAATATGCAGCACATAATGTCAGTAGGGATTTTAACTGGAAATATCACCGGGAAATCTGAAGCACATCGTTTCTTCAAGACCGAACCAAGCAAAGTGGATAGAGTGTACGATATGCTTGTTAAAAAGGGCATTGCTCAACCGTGA